The following coding sequences lie in one Rutidosis leptorrhynchoides isolate AG116_Rl617_1_P2 chromosome 4, CSIRO_AGI_Rlap_v1, whole genome shotgun sequence genomic window:
- the LOC139842516 gene encoding uncharacterized protein, producing the protein MGSIEIIDSVFQNCRLEFNDCMFFANLFPMTMHDFDIILGMDWLSRHHANIDCYSKRILFGNHSIPDCVFNGDLPVKSIKVISALKAQKLISHGCVGYLASIQNLSIESPSLENIYVVQEFPDVFPDELQGLPPVREVEFSIDLIPGSQPISKAPYRMAPLELQELKEQLQELIDCGFIRPTAC; encoded by the exons ATGGGTAGTATTGAAATTATAGATAGTGTGTTTCAAAACTGCCGTTTGGAATTCAATGACTGCATGTTTTTCGCAAATCTCTTTCCTATGACCATGCATGACTTTGACATTATTCTTGGCATGGATTGGTTATCTCGCCATCACGCGAACATCGATTGTTATTCTAAGAGGATTTTGTTTGGAAATCATTCTATACCCGATTGTGTCTTTAATGGTGATCTTCCTGTAAAATCTATTAAAGTTATCTCAGCGCTTAAGGCGCAAAAGCTCATTTCACATGGTTGTGTTGGTTATTTAGCTTCAATTCAGAATTTGTCTATCGAGAGTCCTTCGCTTGAAAATATTTATGTTGTTcaagagtttcccgatgtatttcctgatGAATTGCAGGGTTTGCCTCCAGTCCGTGAAGTTGAATTTTCGATTGATTTGATTCCGGGTTCCCAACCGATATCAAAAGCTCCTTATCGTATGGCACCACTCGAGCTGCAAGAACTCAAGGAGCAATTGCAAGAATTGATAGATTGTGGTTTTATTCGGCCAA CTGCGTGTTAA
- the LOC139844878 gene encoding guanine nucleotide-binding protein subunit gamma 2-like, which yields MQTEKSEPVRLVTADTRGKHRISAELKRLEQETRHFEEELDQLEKMEAASASCKEILSNVETRPDPLLPTTSGPTNPSWDRWFEGPQDKSGCRCWFL from the exons ATGCAAACAGAGAAATCTGAACCGGTAAGATTGGTGACAGCAGATACAAGAGGGAAGCATAGAATTTCGGCTGAACTCAAAAGACTTGAACAAGAAACTCGCCATTTCgag GAGGAGCTTGACCAGCTTGAAAAAATGGAAGCAGCCTCGGCTTCATGCAAGGA AATCCTGAGTAATGTGGAAACAAGACCAGATCCGTTGCTTCCCAC GACAAGTGGGCCAACTAATCCTTCATGGGATCGATGGTTCGAGGGACCTCAAGATAAATCAGGTTGCAGATGCTGGTTTCTCTAG